Part of the Sphaerochaeta associata genome is shown below.
TCTCCTCGGGATGGATCTTGGCAAAATCGAGGGCGACAGCTATGGCCTGGTCGAAGGCGAGCAGGTCATAGATTTCCGCTGCAGCATCATTGGCGTGGCATGCCCAGTCGATCTTGCCTGACTCCACCATCATGAAGAATCCCTCTGGGTTGTCCAATACATCGATGCCCTTCTCTACAAATTGGGCAAGACTTACGTCCATCTCGTTCATATCCATGGCATACGGCATGGATCCGCTGTCCTGGAGTCTCGGATTCTGCGCATACACCTTGCCGCTTGCAGAGGTGAGGTTGAGAATCTGTTGCTTGTTGTCAGTAACCAGATAACCGGCTCTCTCAAGCAGGGTGTAGATGCTCGTTCTCCCACCGTCTTCGGCCTTGCTGATCGCCCCGCCTCCGAAGTAGTCGAAGCCGCTTTCCACCATCTGGACACCGATGTCATAGTAGTTGTTTCGGGAAGGTACATGGGCGTAGTAGGCGGCCGGGGTGGCATGGTTGAGGGTGACTGTCGAAACCAAGCCGACTTTCCAACCCTTCTGCTCCTTAAGCTGTTCTGCAATGGTCTGTCCCACGACCTGCTTGTCGATACCAAGCCCGATGGTCCCGCTGTGGGTCTTATACCCGCTGGAGAGCGACGTGGCCGTCGATGCCGAGTCGGGGCAGAACGAAGTTGCATCGTAGGTTGTCTGCAAGCCGAGGGCGGGAAACTCGGTAAAGGTAAGCGGCTTGAGAGAGAGGTTTCCTTTCTCACTGCTGCCTTTCAGAATCTGGGCCGCGTTGATCTGCACATGGCTCATGCCGTCTCCGATGAACATAAAGACATACTTGGGTTTTGCCTGTGTCTGTACAGAGTCCACCCGATTCTGATTCTCTCCTACAGCCTGTGCCGTAAGAGCTGTGAGTACCGCTGCAACAAGCAACAGCACCATCATCATGTGTTTTCTCATGAATTCCTCCACCATAAAAGTCTGGATGGCCATACGATGAGCTTCAATTGCTAGGCTTTCGCGAGCGATTGGTGAGAAATTTTGCAAAAATGTGTGAATGTTGCCTCTTCCAACCAGGTCGTATGGCTGCTAGGATGGGCGTATGCATGAGTTTCCCAAGCTGAACAAGCGAACACGAAAACGGGAGTTTTCCCTCTACACCGAACAAGAACGCTCGGCTGTGGTGTACTATTGGCTCTTCAGCAGAAAGGGGTTTCGTGAACTCGATACGCTGTGCCTCGGGCTGGATGGCAGGGAAAGTCATGGCTGGCAGTCGATGGGAGTCGCCCACTACCTGGGCCTCGATGAGACCCATCACGGGTTCTTCATCCAAGCCACACCTTCATATGCCTTGACCACCCTGCTCCTCCATAGGAAAGAAGATCCCGCCTTTAGCTTGATTTACTGCTACCTGCGCGACTGGTTTGTCCAGCATCCACAATCAGACGACCTTACGGAGGAATTGGCCAAGGAGAAGGACCCGGACTACCATACCGACCGTGTGGAAGCATCGTACTGGATCAAGGAAACGCTTCTGTCCAAGGCGCCCCAACAGGAAATCGACAAGAAATTGTTGAATCTGCTCTCCATCGATGCTTCTGACCAGACGGTTAAATTGGGGTCCAAGCGGTACTATTACAGCAAGGGGGCACTCAAGCAAGCAGTCAAGTACCTTTACGACTTCCAGTGCCAGATCTGCGGTACCAGGATTTATCGGCCTGGATGGGTGAAGACCTTGAGTCGTGAGGAGCAATGGGAGTTCCTCAATGCCGATGCCCACCATATTCAGCCTCTCTCCCAAGAGGGTCCTGACTCACTGACAAATTTGCTCTGTCTCTGTCCTTCCTGCCATCGACGTTTCCATACCAAACAGTTCACGTTGCTCGAGCACAACTGCAAAGTCGGCTGCGAGGACCAGGTCCTGCACCGAAGCTGGGAGGTACTGAAAAAGCATCCGATATTGTTGAGTCATTCATAGATGCAATAAAGCAAGTTCAGTCTTTTACGACTATTTCAATTGATTTCCACTAATCAGTGCAGACATCAACTTTAGAAAGGCTACCTTCAAAATATACCGGAATCTTCGGTAGGTTGGTTGAAAAATATACAGACAGTGCACAGGCCTCACGATAGTGGCTATGCTTAATTGCCAGATTGTTGCTTGCTTCCCACCATCTCTCATCAATTGGGGTTTGCAGGAGTTTTTGTATTACTTTATCTTTTGGCACCCAAACCGGAGCCAGTTTGAGAGCAATTTCTTCCTTAACCAATTGCAAGGGAAGATCTTGTGCCTTGACATCAACAACAAAGTACTCATTTCGAAACCACCCATTCCCATACTTCTCTTCTATCGAACAAAGCCAACGGTTTACTTCTACCACCATTCCCAATTCTTCTAGGCACTCGCGAACGACACAGGCTTGTAATGATTCACCCAAATCGATTCTTCCTCCTGGCAACAAGTACTGGCTTCTTTTTGTTAGGCAAGAAAACAGAATGCAATTATCCTGCTCAATGATTGCTCGACAACCAGCGCTGATTGCAGGAATGATTGTTTGATCTTGCTGAGAGACTTCGCTTCCTAGAAGTTGAATTTTCATACTCCCCTCTCTAACTTGGATGTTTCATCAAATGCAAATGCGAGTGAATGGAACTTCTCCCTCAAAGGAAGAAGCGTTGTATTGTGACGAGTAGGATGGACACGATTGGTCAATAGTATAGCAGCCATTTTTTTTGATTGTGATATCCACAATGATGTCCCGGTAAATCCGGTATGGCCATAATTTCCTATTCCTGCATTCTCACTTGCAGGGGTAGCTCCACGACTCCCTAATAAAAATCCAATACCTCTTGCTGTTTCCAAATTATAGGTATAGTCCGTTGAGAATTCTCTAACCCGTTCATGAGATATAAAGTTCCCCCGTTGACCGCAACCATCACGCAACAGCATCTGACAAAACCGTACAGTATCGCCCAAGCTTGAAAATACGCCTGCATTTCCAGCCACTCCGCCTAGAAATCTTGCATTTTCATCATGTACAGTACCAACAATCACTTTTTGCAAAGTTTTATC
Proteins encoded:
- a CDS encoding alkaline phosphatase; this translates as MRKHMMMVLLLVAAVLTALTAQAVGENQNRVDSVQTQAKPKYVFMFIGDGMSHVQINAAQILKGSSEKGNLSLKPLTFTEFPALGLQTTYDATSFCPDSASTATSLSSGYKTHSGTIGLGIDKQVVGQTIAEQLKEQKGWKVGLVSTVTLNHATPAAYYAHVPSRNNYYDIGVQMVESGFDYFGGGAISKAEDGGRTSIYTLLERAGYLVTDNKQQILNLTSASGKVYAQNPRLQDSGSMPYAMDMNEMDVSLAQFVEKGIDVLDNPEGFFMMVESGKIDWACHANDAAAEIYDLLAFDQAIAVALDFAKIHPEETLIVVTGDHETGGMTIGYAGTGYNTAFDILYNQKLSYIAFDEKFTKLQKENPNLRFEQALSMVAADFGLVAPGETAANKALVLSALEYSKLEAAFKQAMLPSKQRDGGDQAYLLYGGYNPFSVTLTHILNNKAGIGWTSYSHTGTPVGVYAYGSGSELFAGSYDNTDVYAKLKQLTGIV
- a CDS encoding NUDIX hydrolase, which gives rise to MKIQLLGSEVSQQDQTIIPAISAGCRAIIEQDNCILFSCLTKRSQYLLPGGRIDLGESLQACVVRECLEELGMVVEVNRWLCSIEEKYGNGWFRNEYFVVDVKAQDLPLQLVKEEIALKLAPVWVPKDKVIQKLLQTPIDERWWEASNNLAIKHSHYREACALSVYFSTNLPKIPVYFEGSLSKVDVCTD
- a CDS encoding HNH endonuclease — protein: MHEFPKLNKRTRKREFSLYTEQERSAVVYYWLFSRKGFRELDTLCLGLDGRESHGWQSMGVAHYLGLDETHHGFFIQATPSYALTTLLLHRKEDPAFSLIYCYLRDWFVQHPQSDDLTEELAKEKDPDYHTDRVEASYWIKETLLSKAPQQEIDKKLLNLLSIDASDQTVKLGSKRYYYSKGALKQAVKYLYDFQCQICGTRIYRPGWVKTLSREEQWEFLNADAHHIQPLSQEGPDSLTNLLCLCPSCHRRFHTKQFTLLEHNCKVGCEDQVLHRSWEVLKKHPILLSHS